From Enterococcus wangshanyuanii, the proteins below share one genomic window:
- a CDS encoding nucleoside deaminase: protein MDYMKMAAASTVSGMKKKYGGPFGATLVRKGEVIVSVSNTMMKDTDPSAHAEMIAVREACKKLDTMDLSDCEIYATCEPCPMCVGAILWAGIKTVYYSNTREDAAKHGFSDMHLRHYLDGTDQTPLSMIHTGNCPECDELWQTFENISKESE from the coding sequence ATGGATTATATGAAAATGGCAGCAGCTTCGACTGTTTCAGGAATGAAGAAGAAGTACGGTGGACCATTTGGTGCTACGTTAGTTCGAAAGGGAGAAGTGATCGTATCAGTCAGTAATACGATGATGAAAGATACAGATCCTTCTGCACATGCTGAAATGATCGCTGTGCGGGAAGCCTGTAAAAAGCTGGATACGATGGATTTATCTGATTGCGAAATTTATGCAACCTGTGAGCCTTGTCCGATGTGTGTGGGCGCAATTCTTTGGGCCGGTATCAAAACAGTATATTACTCCAACACGAGAGAAGACGCAGCAAAACATGGGTTTTCAGACATGCATTTACGTCATTATTTAGACGGTACCGATCAAACACCGCTTTCGATGATCCACACAGGCAACTGTCCAGAATGTGATGAACTGTGGCAAACGTTTGAGAATATTTCTAAAGAATCAGAATAA
- a CDS encoding peptide MFS transporter encodes MNEQQLDKSFLGQPKGLSTLFFTEMWERFSYYGMRAILLYYIYDTVANGGLGLPKEMALAIMSIYGSLVFMSSIVGGWISDRVLGARKTVFFGGLFIMVGHIVLATPFGVAALFLSILLIVIGTGMLKPNVSGMVGHLYSTTDTRRDAGFSIFYMGINIGALIAPFVVGTLGQTYNYHIGFSVAAFGMFFGLLQYHFQGKKSLSNIGLAPTNPMDAEERKKFMRSFLIALVVAVLIFGSAFILGRLTIAFFINIVSIIGILLPAYYFIKMLTSKDVTDEEKPRVLGYIPLFLAGIVFWSLEEQGSSILALFANERTHDTLFGFSIAPSWFQSLNPIFVVVLTPIFVALWTRLGKRQPSTVVKFSLGLVFAGLSFVLLMLPGLLYGTEGRVSPLWLFFSFFIMIVGEMCISPVGLSITTKLAPKAFESQTVAIWLLADAASQAINAQIARFYTPQTESAYFGIVGIVAVIAGVILMLCKNPIKKLMGSVR; translated from the coding sequence ATGAATGAACAGCAGCTAGACAAATCTTTTCTAGGACAACCTAAAGGGCTATCAACACTTTTCTTTACAGAGATGTGGGAAAGATTTAGTTACTATGGCATGCGGGCAATTTTACTCTACTATATTTATGACACAGTCGCAAACGGCGGGCTCGGCTTACCAAAAGAAATGGCCTTAGCAATCATGTCGATTTATGGGTCGCTTGTGTTTATGTCCAGTATCGTTGGCGGATGGATTTCTGACCGAGTCTTAGGCGCTAGAAAAACGGTTTTCTTTGGCGGATTATTTATTATGGTCGGTCACATTGTATTAGCGACGCCTTTTGGGGTTGCCGCATTATTTCTATCGATCCTTTTGATCGTGATCGGAACTGGGATGTTAAAACCAAATGTTTCCGGTATGGTCGGTCATCTCTACTCAACAACAGATACAAGGCGGGACGCTGGGTTTTCGATTTTTTATATGGGCATCAATATTGGTGCGTTGATTGCACCGTTTGTCGTTGGAACACTAGGTCAAACGTATAATTATCATATCGGTTTCTCTGTCGCAGCTTTTGGGATGTTCTTTGGTTTACTGCAATACCACTTCCAAGGGAAAAAATCTCTATCGAACATTGGCTTAGCACCAACAAATCCGATGGATGCTGAAGAACGCAAAAAATTCATGCGTTCTTTCCTGATTGCTTTAGTTGTAGCTGTTTTGATCTTCGGCAGTGCTTTTATCTTAGGTCGTTTAACGATCGCTTTTTTCATCAATATCGTTAGTATTATCGGGATTTTACTGCCAGCCTATTACTTTATCAAAATGCTGACATCAAAAGATGTGACTGATGAAGAAAAACCACGTGTGTTAGGCTACATTCCATTATTCTTAGCCGGTATCGTTTTCTGGTCACTGGAAGAACAAGGCTCTTCGATCTTAGCTTTATTCGCAAATGAACGAACACACGATACCTTGTTCGGGTTTTCAATTGCTCCAAGCTGGTTCCAATCACTGAATCCAATTTTCGTTGTTGTGTTGACACCGATTTTTGTTGCTTTATGGACTCGTTTGGGTAAAAGACAACCTTCGACCGTAGTGAAATTCTCACTAGGTTTGGTGTTCGCTGGTCTTTCTTTTGTCCTATTGATGCTTCCAGGCCTATTATATGGAACCGAAGGACGTGTCAGTCCTTTATGGCTATTCTTTAGTTTCTTCATCATGATCGTAGGAGAAATGTGTATTTCCCCTGTTGGCCTATCGATCACAACAAAATTAGCGCCGAAAGCCTTCGAATCACAAACGGTTGCCATTTGGCTTTTAGCTGATGCAGCCTCACAAGCGATCAATGCTCAAATTGCTCGCTTTTACACACCACAAACCGAGTCTGCTTATTTCGGGATCGTCGGAATTGTCGCTGTGATTGCAGGTGTGATCCTCATGCTCTGCAAAAATCCAATCAAAAAATTGATGGGCTCCGTCCGTTAA
- a CDS encoding ankyrin repeat domain-containing protein, whose translation MDVVKTDQLLFEAISANKIEQVHELLAEGAEVSVTDEAGRSPLMLAVQQNNLTLVKELLRFHADVNQKDNTSLSPFICAAANGFDDIVSELLQGGADLPSVNRFGGTALLPSSEKGYLKTVQLCLAAGVPVDHVNRLSWSALLEATILGNGGRLYRDVIRELVQHQADVNQTDDAGKSALDYARESGNEQLIAILEKKEIEAPFFQRTRSLLREDAFIQALDLLEKQNQTNLDVLYYLGYTYQRSKDYQKAIGYYKKGWQHEAEFAFYLANTFRMMGEIEQALKVYDQAIKTDRGFFYRYHKSNFLRELGRHQAAVELMDDLLKDHPDRVDFYFHKANSLRSLNRHQEAIEAMDKAIQLNPDNPLFSEHRAQSLQFLKI comes from the coding sequence ATGGATGTAGTAAAAACAGACCAACTCTTATTTGAAGCAATTTCGGCAAATAAAATTGAACAAGTGCATGAATTACTTGCAGAAGGAGCAGAAGTTTCTGTGACAGATGAAGCCGGACGCTCGCCTTTGATGCTAGCTGTTCAACAAAATAATCTGACACTGGTGAAAGAACTACTTCGTTTTCATGCGGATGTGAATCAAAAGGATAATACTAGCCTCTCACCGTTTATCTGCGCAGCAGCGAATGGCTTTGATGACATCGTTTCTGAGCTGCTTCAAGGAGGGGCGGATTTACCGTCAGTGAATCGTTTTGGCGGAACCGCCTTGCTTCCTTCTAGTGAGAAAGGTTATCTGAAAACCGTTCAGCTCTGTTTAGCAGCGGGAGTACCAGTCGATCATGTCAATCGATTGAGTTGGTCAGCGTTATTAGAAGCGACGATTTTAGGAAATGGCGGACGCTTATATCGTGATGTCATTCGAGAGTTAGTTCAGCATCAGGCAGACGTGAATCAAACAGATGATGCGGGAAAAAGTGCTCTTGACTACGCAAGAGAGTCAGGAAACGAGCAATTAATTGCGATTCTCGAAAAAAAAGAAATCGAAGCGCCGTTTTTCCAAAGGACCCGCAGTCTTTTAAGAGAAGATGCTTTTATTCAAGCTTTAGATCTGCTTGAAAAACAAAATCAGACGAACTTAGATGTGCTCTATTATTTAGGTTACACTTATCAGCGGTCAAAAGATTACCAGAAAGCGATCGGATATTATAAAAAAGGCTGGCAGCACGAAGCAGAATTTGCTTTTTATCTTGCGAACACATTTCGTATGATGGGAGAAATAGAGCAAGCACTAAAAGTGTACGACCAAGCGATCAAGACGGATCGAGGCTTCTTTTATCGCTACCACAAATCAAACTTTTTAAGAGAGTTAGGACGTCATCAAGCAGCAGTCGAATTGATGGATGATTTATTAAAGGATCATCCGGATCGAGTAGATTTCTATTTTCATAAGGCGAATAGCTTACGCAGTTTAAATCGCCATCAAGAAGCAATTGAAGCGATGGACAAAGCCATCCAGTTAAACCCAGATAATCCATTATTTTCAGAACATAGAGCGCAGTCACTTCAATTTCTAAAAATCTAA
- a CDS encoding cation:proton antiporter, translating to MFFLLTLCLVLLFTKLAGHFCNRIGIPSVIGELLVGILIGPAILGWIKPDEFMHYFSEIGVIILMFIAGLESDLELLKKYWRPALAVALMGIVFPAVMGFGVGELFQFSVQNAIFLGVLFSATSVSISVQVLKDLKKIDTEEGATILGAAVVDDIVVVLILGIMLSLMNRSTLDSSLPLWEVLLLKVFFFIVIFAASKWLVPWLLNLSEKLVAIEAVSAISLVVCLGFAYFAEMLDMGAIIGAFFAGVAIAQTDYRKRVDEKLETIGYAVFIPMFFVSIGLNMTFAGMSKHFLFIIILTIAAVLSKLLGGALGARLTGFKGISTMIIGSGMVSRGEMALIIAQVGLTSSFLSEEYYSSVIIVVIATTIIAPLLLKATIMKQNKQMIA from the coding sequence ATGTTCTTTTTATTAACCTTATGTTTGGTTTTACTATTCACCAAACTCGCTGGTCATTTTTGTAATCGGATCGGCATACCTTCAGTGATCGGTGAATTATTGGTCGGTATTTTGATCGGGCCAGCTATTTTAGGCTGGATCAAACCAGATGAATTTATGCATTACTTTTCTGAAATAGGTGTCATTATTTTGATGTTTATTGCAGGCTTAGAAAGTGATTTAGAGCTTTTAAAGAAATATTGGCGGCCTGCTTTAGCTGTCGCGTTGATGGGCATTGTTTTCCCAGCAGTAATGGGATTTGGCGTAGGAGAATTGTTTCAGTTTTCCGTTCAAAATGCGATTTTTCTAGGGGTGCTTTTTAGTGCGACGTCCGTTAGTATTTCAGTTCAAGTGTTGAAGGATCTGAAAAAGATCGACACGGAAGAAGGTGCAACGATTCTCGGGGCAGCGGTAGTTGATGATATTGTCGTTGTTTTGATTTTAGGGATCATGTTGAGCTTGATGAACCGTTCAACACTTGATAGTAGCTTACCGTTATGGGAAGTCTTGCTGTTGAAAGTCTTCTTTTTCATCGTTATTTTCGCAGCAAGTAAATGGCTAGTTCCATGGCTGCTGAATTTAAGTGAAAAACTAGTTGCGATCGAAGCTGTATCAGCTATTTCCTTAGTAGTCTGTCTAGGTTTTGCCTATTTTGCTGAAATGCTTGATATGGGGGCAATCATCGGTGCTTTTTTTGCAGGTGTAGCGATTGCTCAGACAGATTATCGTAAACGAGTAGACGAAAAGCTGGAAACGATTGGTTATGCAGTATTTATTCCGATGTTTTTTGTGTCGATCGGGTTGAATATGACGTTTGCCGGCATGTCAAAACATTTCTTATTTATCATTATTTTGACCATTGCAGCTGTACTGTCAAAATTATTAGGTGGCGCTTTAGGGGCAAGGTTAACTGGTTTTAAAGGAATCTCGACGATGATTATTGGTTCGGGGATGGTTTCTAGAGGAGAGATGGCATTGATTATAGCTCAAGTTGGTTTAACATCAAGCTTTCTTTCGGAAGAGTATTATTCATCGGTGATCATTGTGGTGATTGCTACCACGATCATCGCTCCATTGCTGTTAAAGGCAACGATCATGAAACAAAATAAACAAATGATCGCTTAA
- a CDS encoding cytosine permease, with amino-acid sequence MESVEKQTIDTAPTYSAELLPKTGADKNWGVFNYVTLWMGAVHNILSYMTVAGFFLLGLNTKQVLAAVMLSAVIVSVFYVLNGVASAKYGLPFPMLLRSVFGVKGAIIPSLCRGLIAGVVFFGTQSVVSAQSLDVLFSRIMPNYMTIGGGMTILGMPAPTMLSYLIIWCVTVALFLGGTKVLDKFGNWSSPIVYVFIVGAAIWTIQIAGGFGPILAYTPANATSSPIVFIACVSALVSNWAGPIVNIGDFTQKAKTPKAMIIGLPLGFILSYILFAITCVGLIAGTQIAFGEPIFNIVNAFDKINNTFAVFVLILALNMGALAFVVFGNLFPAGLQMSSLFPKVLDVKKAGVLTAIIGTMILPWKLVENASTLFYFYSFIGSMFGPIAGIMLASFYIEHKQVINLDTIYVEDGDLGEFKSGYNKKAMLTLGISFVITMSGAFLQSIPFLKTINDFAFFSGLIFSFVVYSILSKVMKETN; translated from the coding sequence ATGGAATCAGTAGAGAAACAAACGATCGACACTGCACCAACTTATTCTGCAGAATTACTGCCAAAAACAGGAGCCGATAAGAACTGGGGCGTCTTTAATTACGTAACCTTATGGATGGGTGCTGTTCACAATATTCTTTCCTATATGACCGTAGCAGGATTTTTCCTACTTGGATTAAACACGAAACAAGTATTAGCTGCCGTCATGTTGTCTGCTGTGATCGTTTCCGTATTTTATGTGTTGAACGGTGTTGCATCCGCTAAATATGGCTTACCATTTCCTATGTTGCTCCGTTCGGTTTTTGGTGTTAAAGGGGCAATCATTCCATCGCTTTGTCGAGGGTTGATCGCAGGTGTTGTTTTCTTTGGAACACAAAGCGTGGTGAGTGCCCAATCGCTGGATGTCTTATTCAGCCGAATCATGCCTAATTATATGACTATCGGCGGCGGGATGACGATTTTAGGAATGCCGGCACCAACGATGCTGAGCTATTTGATCATTTGGTGTGTGACGGTTGCTTTATTTTTAGGCGGAACAAAAGTGTTAGATAAATTTGGCAACTGGTCTTCACCGATCGTCTATGTCTTTATTGTTGGAGCAGCGATCTGGACGATTCAAATTGCCGGCGGTTTTGGTCCGATTTTAGCTTACACACCAGCAAATGCGACGAGCAGTCCGATCGTCTTTATCGCCTGTGTCAGTGCTTTAGTGTCAAATTGGGCTGGTCCGATCGTAAATATCGGTGACTTTACTCAAAAAGCAAAAACACCAAAAGCGATGATCATCGGTTTACCATTAGGCTTTATCTTGTCTTATATATTATTTGCGATCACATGTGTGGGTCTGATCGCAGGAACGCAAATCGCATTTGGTGAACCGATTTTCAATATCGTAAATGCCTTTGATAAAATCAATAATACGTTTGCTGTTTTCGTCTTGATCCTAGCCTTGAATATGGGGGCGTTGGCTTTCGTTGTATTTGGGAATCTTTTTCCAGCAGGATTACAAATGTCTTCACTATTTCCCAAAGTATTGGATGTTAAAAAGGCTGGTGTGTTGACCGCAATTATTGGTACAATGATTTTACCTTGGAAATTAGTGGAAAATGCTTCGACCCTGTTTTATTTTTATAGCTTTATCGGTTCTATGTTTGGGCCAATCGCAGGAATCATGCTTGCTAGCTTTTATATTGAGCACAAACAAGTGATCAATTTGGACACCATCTATGTAGAAGACGGCGATCTGGGTGAGTTCAAATCAGGCTATAATAAAAAAGCAATGCTGACTTTAGGAATCAGTTTTGTGATAACGATGTCAGGTGCCTTTTTGCAATCGATTCCATTTTTGAAAACGATCAATGATTTTGCTTTCTTCTCAGGATTGATCTTTTCATTTGTCGTGTACAGTATTTTAAGCAAAGTAATGAAAGAAACGAACTAG
- a CDS encoding YbgA family protein — protein MQKKERDRLKEITKKQQEWAALKYLILSKSQNDYKAIRKLVSGKEWNKEKEALFQSYLQHALNLPDDKGSKLNAYQHVWGYFKKQATVEERKKYRQLLDDFSLEDDQLWLFLKEMILTYDAPYLRNSKLFFP, from the coding sequence ATGCAAAAGAAAGAACGTGATCGATTGAAAGAAATAACCAAAAAGCAACAAGAGTGGGCAGCTTTGAAATATTTGATTTTATCAAAATCACAAAATGACTATAAGGCGATTCGAAAATTAGTGTCTGGAAAAGAGTGGAATAAAGAAAAAGAAGCCTTGTTTCAATCGTACCTTCAGCATGCACTGAATCTGCCTGATGATAAAGGAAGTAAATTGAATGCTTATCAGCATGTATGGGGCTATTTTAAAAAACAGGCGACAGTTGAGGAGCGAAAAAAATATAGACAATTGCTGGATGATTTTTCTTTAGAAGATGATCAGCTTTGGCTGTTTTTGAAAGAGATGATTCTAACCTATGATGCCCCTTATTTACGGAACTCAAAACTCTTTTTCCCATAG
- a CDS encoding DUF1116 domain-containing protein, with the protein MSKITELFKEEPVIIDLGIETFQEELAEQHVKANYLNWAPPGQGKASILAALEKIETPENLEKIKKANEEAVNRIISSQISLIGYDQAINVVPGMTKNTILHAGPPITWEKMNGPMKGAVKGALVFEGLAKDLEDAERVAASGAIIFSPCHEHQCVGSMAGVTSASMYMHIVENKTYGNLAFTNLSEQMSKILRMGANDESVIERLIWMRDIFGPILRDAMKLCKEGIDLKLMLAQALHMGDECHNRNNAGTTLLIQALTPYIIQTDHSIEEMKEVFDFVASSDYFSGPTWMAMCKAALDSAVGIPYSTVVTTMARNGTEFGIHISGIEGNPWFVGPSQKVIGPMFAGYKPEDAGLDIGDSAITETYGIGGFAMAAAPAIVALVGGTIEDALRFSVEMQGITTAENPNITIPTLDFMGVPSGIDSLKVIQTNTLPIINTAIAHKEAGIGMIGAGITHPPMEAFEKAIIAFSEQL; encoded by the coding sequence ATGAGTAAAATAACAGAATTATTCAAAGAAGAACCAGTGATCATCGATCTTGGTATTGAGACATTTCAAGAAGAACTAGCTGAACAGCACGTCAAAGCCAACTACCTAAATTGGGCACCTCCAGGTCAAGGGAAAGCGAGCATCTTAGCTGCATTAGAAAAAATTGAAACACCTGAAAATCTCGAAAAGATCAAAAAAGCCAATGAAGAAGCAGTAAATCGGATCATTTCTTCGCAAATTTCACTGATTGGTTATGATCAGGCGATCAATGTTGTACCTGGAATGACGAAAAATACCATTTTACATGCCGGACCTCCCATCACTTGGGAAAAAATGAACGGTCCGATGAAAGGTGCGGTCAAAGGAGCTTTAGTTTTTGAAGGCTTGGCAAAGGATTTAGAGGATGCGGAACGTGTAGCGGCATCTGGTGCCATTATTTTTTCTCCTTGTCATGAGCATCAATGTGTCGGCTCAATGGCTGGCGTGACTTCTGCTTCTATGTACATGCATATTGTTGAAAATAAAACGTACGGGAATTTAGCTTTTACTAATTTAAGTGAACAAATGTCTAAAATTTTACGGATGGGTGCCAATGATGAAAGTGTGATCGAACGTCTGATTTGGATGAGAGATATATTTGGCCCGATTTTAAGAGATGCAATGAAGTTGTGCAAGGAAGGAATCGATTTGAAATTGATGCTGGCGCAAGCACTGCATATGGGGGATGAATGTCATAATCGTAACAATGCCGGAACGACGTTATTGATTCAAGCGCTGACACCTTATATCATTCAAACGGATCATTCGATCGAAGAGATGAAGGAAGTGTTTGATTTTGTTGCCAGCAGTGATTATTTTTCAGGCCCAACCTGGATGGCGATGTGTAAAGCAGCTTTAGATTCTGCTGTGGGGATTCCATATAGCACCGTTGTAACAACAATGGCTCGAAATGGAACAGAATTTGGCATTCATATCAGCGGAATCGAAGGAAATCCGTGGTTTGTTGGACCTTCTCAAAAAGTGATCGGTCCGATGTTTGCAGGATATAAGCCAGAAGATGCTGGACTTGATATCGGTGATAGTGCAATCACAGAAACTTATGGAATCGGCGGTTTTGCGATGGCTGCAGCACCCGCAATCGTTGCCTTAGTTGGTGGAACCATTGAAGATGCATTACGTTTTTCTGTTGAGATGCAAGGCATCACAACCGCTGAAAATCCCAACATTACGATCCCGACCCTTGATTTTATGGGTGTTCCTTCCGGCATCGACAGTTTAAAAGTGATTCAGACAAATACCTTGCCGATCATCAATACAGCGATTGCCCATAAAGAAGCAGGAATCGGTATGATCGGTGCAGGTATCACACATCCGCCGATGGAAGCATTTGAAAAAGCGATCATCGCGTTTAGCGAACAATTATAA
- the efp gene encoding elongation factor P — protein MIAVSDLKAGMTFEQDGKLIRVMEASHHKPGKGNTVMRMKLKDVRTGATTDTTMRPDDKVKKAFIESKPVQYLYSQDDTANFMDLETYEQYEIPTTVIEDELKYLLENMEVKIQFFGSEVIGVTLPTTVVLRVQETQPSIKGATVSGSGKPAVMETGLVVNVPDFIEADELLEINTQEGTYLKRASK, from the coding sequence ATGATAGCAGTAAGTGATCTTAAAGCAGGTATGACGTTTGAACAAGACGGAAAATTGATTCGTGTAATGGAAGCTAGCCATCACAAACCGGGTAAAGGAAATACCGTTATGCGTATGAAACTAAAGGACGTTCGTACAGGCGCTACCACTGATACAACAATGCGTCCAGATGATAAAGTCAAAAAAGCTTTTATCGAAAGTAAACCTGTACAATATCTATACAGTCAAGATGACACAGCGAACTTCATGGATTTAGAAACATACGAACAATATGAAATCCCAACAACTGTGATCGAAGATGAATTAAAATATCTTCTAGAAAACATGGAAGTAAAAATTCAATTCTTCGGTTCAGAAGTAATTGGTGTGACATTGCCGACAACAGTTGTTCTGCGTGTGCAGGAAACACAACCATCGATCAAAGGTGCGACTGTTTCAGGTTCTGGTAAACCTGCTGTGATGGAAACAGGATTAGTTGTCAACGTGCCTGATTTTATCGAAGCCGATGAATTATTAGAAATCAATACACAAGAAGGTACGTACTTAAAACGTGCATCTAAATAA